The following are from one region of the Jatrophihabitans telluris genome:
- a CDS encoding nuclease-related domain-containing protein gives MAFFMCAWLTPPAFVENWQFGAWGEEATARALQPLERDGWVVWHDLTAGRGNVDHVAVGPGGIFLMGSKRLRGVVNVDGSAVTVTRLDDPDLSYEFTGSRHVQGLALQAHSRLATGSKIQQCVQPGVVFWCDFPKGLVEDQRCTYVHGDALAEWMAGQPQRIAPSRVTHLAEALRASWEDAEKQLT, from the coding sequence GTGGCTTTCTTCATGTGCGCCTGGCTGACACCGCCGGCATTCGTCGAGAACTGGCAGTTCGGGGCTTGGGGAGAAGAGGCGACAGCAAGGGCGTTGCAGCCGCTCGAGCGGGACGGGTGGGTGGTCTGGCACGACCTCACCGCTGGTCGCGGGAATGTGGACCACGTTGCCGTGGGTCCCGGCGGAATCTTCCTCATGGGCTCGAAACGGCTGCGAGGCGTCGTCAACGTTGATGGGTCAGCCGTGACAGTGACCAGGCTGGACGATCCCGACCTCAGCTACGAGTTCACCGGGAGTCGGCACGTTCAGGGGCTTGCCCTCCAGGCCCATTCCCGGCTGGCAACCGGCAGCAAGATCCAGCAGTGTGTTCAGCCGGGGGTCGTGTTCTGGTGCGATTTTCCCAAGGGTCTCGTCGAAGACCAGCGGTGCACGTACGTCCACGGTGACGCGTTGGCCGAGTGGATGGCGGGGCAGCCGCAGCGGATCGCACCGAGTCGGGTCACGCACCTCGCGGAGGCCTTGCGGGCGTCCTGGGAGGACGCTGAGAAGCAACTGACATAG
- a CDS encoding tyrosine-type recombinase/integrase — MIDGPVFPDALGGYRDRNNVGADFRDVRKGTGFEWVTPHTFRKTVATLLDECAASARMIADQLGHSRVSMTQDVNLGRRAVHSAVAEALSTFDPDQPLPPDQAGGGGQP; from the coding sequence GTGATCGACGGCCCGGTCTTCCCGGACGCACTGGGCGGCTACCGCGATCGCAACAACGTCGGCGCGGACTTCCGGGACGTTCGCAAGGGGACGGGGTTCGAGTGGGTCACGCCGCACACTTTCCGCAAGACGGTTGCCACGCTGCTCGACGAGTGCGCTGCGTCGGCCCGGATGATCGCTGACCAGCTCGGGCACTCCCGTGTGTCGATGACACAGGACGTCAATCTCGGCCGGCGTGCCGTCCACTCGGCTGTGGCCGAAGCGCTAAGCACCTTCGACCCGGACCAGCCCCTCCCACCCGACCAGGCGGGTGGGGGAGGCCAGCCGTGA
- a CDS encoding helix-turn-helix transcriptional regulator: METIELPENRLWTVEEVAYYLGVPVQTVYSWRGQGRGPCGRRVGKRLRFRPEDVRKWVSSLSTEVAS, encoded by the coding sequence ATGGAGACAATCGAACTGCCCGAGAACCGGCTCTGGACGGTCGAGGAGGTCGCGTACTACCTCGGCGTTCCCGTGCAGACCGTGTACTCCTGGCGGGGCCAGGGTCGCGGTCCGTGTGGGCGACGGGTTGGCAAGCGGCTGCGGTTCCGGCCCGAGGACGTGCGGAAGTGGGTGTCGTCGCTCTCCACGGAGGTTGCGTCGTGA
- a CDS encoding Eco57I restriction-modification methylase domain-containing protein — MRLPEVDYTILDEIIVGRVQPHIYAFSTNTVPNYLKVGDTFRPVATRLREWQRYFPDLIKMHEEPATVADDVYFRDFAVHRYLEADLGKTRLASDVLGGGIYYSREFFGDTSANDVECAIADIRSNHEGNTGRYDYYDATRRLPVEYQYVRGPAWTLRPNQQAAVDRFTEAIHAGRTNLLMYAVMRFGKSFTSLCCAEAIAAQVVLVVSAKADVKTEWKKTVETAGNFAGYTFLDSEDLNGDPNAVRTAVGPGRGVVLFLTLQDLQGSKIKGKHERLFENELDLLIIDETHFGARAGEYGRVLRNAGQPTDDRNALTRGEDDLVDAADAEEQLKVLKARVRLHLSGTPYRILMGSEFSKEDVISFVQFSDIVRDQEQWDRRNQEQDEPGDEWENPYFGFPQMIRFAFKPSRSARVKMEQLRIAGSPFALSALLEPASIKQDQHGLHKQFKHQPEVLELLKAVDGSQQDESLLSFLDYDRIKDGMMCRHIVMVLPYCASCDAMEQLIAMNRSDFRNLGDYEVINISGVEGAKRYRRPEEVKQAIRAAEADGRKTLTLTVNRMLTGSTVEQWDTMLYLKDTSSPQEYDQAVFRLQNQYVRTLLPNDEAANASPIRENLKPQTLLVDFDPDRLFRMQEQKSLIYSVNSEVNGNATLAKRIEQELRISPIITMNLGRIHRVEAANILEAVSEYNSQRSIADEARDIPIDLTVLTNQEIRRVIEAQSEIGSKAGLTLEAVEGDDDDIEVPQLEEPDANSNSGNDSRDKGTNYDRSGDLSKILARKLQMYYQRILFFAMLAPTHVRSLSDVVDAIGDDDVCARIARHLALDSDILRALLGALDPFKLNSLDYKIQNVSQLVRDETLEPLERATRALNKFNRISDSEVRTPQWLCRDMVAQIPGDALVAAINRGEPLLDLASKSGEFALALYERLVGELGVEPGALRELIYSVPTSTIAYEFTRLFYDILGLDASNIAGRFSAYVLIDAYLRLGAEDLSSRLCRVGVPFDALDLDSGQTKGSEEMKFGAVVGNPPYQEADNDGGKGSAKPLYHQFVSLAMDLSPEFISMVTPSVWFTGGKRLDNFRRGMLHNENLASVHHFSTAQEVFPQVELRGGVNYFLLDRNYDNRTDGVMATTTQDGVVISQGRRKAQVGSLEYFIADNVAALLIDRLLADGHIVSNDDSELMLSHFVSSRNPYGFLTTFADSQDFRADAAGLHQPIKIYASKGKTGFVERASVGKHAQWIDRWKVLTPFANNIGTSRPDDNMNTLTAGPGTISTETYLVVGADLDLAEESCRNLEKYMHTRFLRFLVSFAKANQNGTRKTFALVPMQDLSPESDIDWDAPVEGIDEQLNEKYGLSIAEREHIRLVIKEMLPGVRP; from the coding sequence GTGAGACTCCCCGAGGTCGACTACACAATCCTTGATGAAATCATCGTCGGACGAGTACAGCCACACATCTACGCATTCTCGACAAACACCGTCCCGAACTACCTGAAGGTGGGCGACACCTTTAGGCCTGTTGCAACTCGGTTGCGCGAATGGCAGCGCTATTTCCCTGACCTCATCAAGATGCATGAAGAGCCGGCCACCGTCGCGGATGACGTATATTTCCGGGACTTTGCTGTCCACCGCTACTTAGAGGCCGATCTCGGCAAGACACGACTGGCAAGCGATGTCCTGGGTGGTGGGATCTATTACAGTCGGGAGTTCTTCGGTGACACATCAGCAAATGACGTCGAATGTGCCATTGCGGATATCCGTAGCAACCACGAAGGCAACACGGGCCGCTACGACTACTACGACGCGACTAGACGATTACCAGTCGAATATCAGTACGTTCGGGGACCTGCGTGGACCCTCCGCCCGAACCAGCAAGCCGCCGTCGACCGCTTCACAGAGGCAATACACGCGGGCAGAACCAACTTGCTGATGTATGCCGTGATGCGGTTCGGGAAGTCTTTCACCTCCCTGTGCTGCGCAGAGGCGATCGCTGCGCAGGTAGTTCTCGTCGTCTCCGCCAAGGCCGACGTGAAGACCGAATGGAAGAAGACAGTCGAGACGGCCGGAAACTTCGCCGGCTACACCTTCCTTGACTCAGAGGACCTCAACGGCGACCCCAACGCAGTCCGGACTGCGGTAGGTCCGGGCCGGGGCGTAGTCCTATTCCTAACCCTGCAAGACCTCCAAGGGTCCAAAATCAAGGGTAAACACGAGAGGCTCTTCGAGAACGAGCTCGATCTCCTGATCATTGACGAAACGCACTTCGGGGCAAGAGCAGGGGAATACGGTCGCGTCCTAAGGAACGCGGGGCAGCCCACTGATGACCGCAACGCGCTTACCAGGGGCGAAGACGACCTGGTGGACGCAGCCGACGCCGAGGAGCAGCTCAAAGTTCTTAAAGCCAGAGTTCGGCTCCATCTTTCCGGAACGCCCTACCGGATACTTATGGGCAGTGAATTCTCCAAAGAAGACGTTATCTCCTTCGTCCAGTTCTCCGACATTGTTCGCGATCAAGAGCAGTGGGATCGTCGCAATCAGGAACAGGACGAGCCGGGCGACGAATGGGAGAACCCGTACTTCGGCTTCCCACAAATGATCCGATTTGCCTTCAAACCCAGCAGGTCCGCACGGGTGAAGATGGAGCAATTACGCATAGCAGGTTCCCCTTTCGCACTCTCTGCTCTGCTAGAGCCGGCGTCCATCAAGCAAGACCAGCACGGCCTACACAAGCAGTTCAAGCACCAACCGGAAGTACTCGAACTACTCAAGGCCGTCGACGGTTCGCAGCAGGACGAGAGCCTTCTGAGCTTCCTAGACTACGACCGCATCAAAGATGGCATGATGTGTCGTCACATCGTTATGGTCCTTCCCTACTGCGCTTCATGCGACGCGATGGAACAGCTGATTGCGATGAATCGTTCCGATTTCCGGAATCTCGGCGACTACGAAGTGATCAACATCTCGGGCGTTGAAGGAGCCAAGCGCTACAGGAGACCCGAGGAGGTGAAACAAGCGATCCGAGCAGCAGAAGCCGATGGACGTAAGACCCTAACTCTCACGGTGAACCGCATGCTCACTGGAAGCACGGTGGAGCAGTGGGACACAATGCTGTATCTCAAGGACACCTCTTCGCCCCAAGAGTACGACCAGGCGGTCTTTCGCCTTCAAAATCAGTATGTCCGCACCCTCCTTCCCAACGATGAAGCAGCGAACGCCAGCCCAATACGCGAGAATCTCAAGCCTCAAACGCTGCTAGTGGACTTTGACCCGGATCGGTTGTTCCGCATGCAGGAACAGAAGTCGCTGATTTACAGCGTCAATTCCGAAGTCAACGGCAACGCGACCCTTGCGAAGCGCATCGAACAGGAATTGAGAATCTCGCCGATCATCACGATGAACCTCGGAAGGATCCATCGAGTCGAGGCCGCGAACATACTCGAAGCGGTGAGCGAGTACAACAGCCAGCGGAGCATCGCGGACGAGGCGCGAGACATACCGATCGATCTAACCGTGCTCACCAACCAAGAGATCCGGCGAGTCATCGAGGCCCAGTCGGAGATTGGCTCGAAAGCGGGTCTGACTCTCGAGGCGGTTGAAGGGGACGATGACGACATCGAGGTGCCCCAGCTGGAAGAGCCCGATGCCAACTCGAATAGTGGCAACGACTCGCGCGACAAGGGCACCAACTACGACCGAAGCGGCGACCTTTCCAAGATTCTCGCCAGGAAGCTCCAAATGTATTACCAGCGAATTCTCTTCTTCGCCATGCTGGCGCCTACACATGTTCGGTCTCTGAGTGACGTCGTGGATGCAATCGGCGACGACGACGTCTGCGCTAGGATCGCCCGACATCTGGCACTCGACTCGGACATCCTGCGTGCGCTATTGGGCGCACTGGACCCGTTCAAACTCAACAGCCTTGACTACAAGATTCAGAATGTCTCGCAACTGGTTCGCGATGAGACGCTTGAGCCCCTAGAACGGGCCACGCGCGCGCTCAACAAGTTCAACCGTATTTCAGACTCTGAGGTGCGCACCCCTCAGTGGTTGTGTCGGGACATGGTTGCCCAGATTCCTGGCGACGCACTAGTGGCCGCCATTAATCGCGGCGAGCCCCTCCTCGACCTCGCGAGTAAGTCTGGCGAGTTCGCTCTGGCACTATACGAACGGCTCGTAGGCGAACTCGGCGTCGAGCCAGGTGCACTGAGAGAGCTGATCTACTCTGTTCCCACTTCGACGATTGCATATGAATTCACACGGCTCTTCTACGACATTCTCGGCCTCGACGCGAGCAACATCGCGGGCCGGTTTAGTGCATATGTCCTGATTGACGCGTACCTTCGGCTGGGTGCGGAAGATCTGTCATCCCGATTGTGCAGGGTAGGAGTGCCGTTCGATGCGCTCGACCTAGATTCCGGGCAAACAAAGGGAAGTGAAGAAATGAAGTTCGGAGCCGTCGTTGGAAATCCACCCTATCAGGAGGCGGACAACGACGGCGGAAAGGGGAGCGCCAAACCCCTATACCACCAGTTCGTCAGCCTAGCCATGGACCTGTCTCCCGAATTCATTTCAATGGTCACACCGTCGGTCTGGTTCACTGGCGGGAAGAGGTTGGACAATTTTCGGCGAGGAATGCTCCACAACGAGAACCTGGCGTCCGTTCATCACTTTTCGACGGCCCAGGAAGTGTTTCCCCAGGTCGAGTTACGCGGCGGCGTGAACTACTTTCTGCTGGACCGTAACTACGACAACCGCACCGATGGCGTGATGGCGACCACCACTCAAGATGGCGTCGTGATCTCGCAAGGCCGCCGAAAGGCCCAGGTGGGCAGTCTCGAATACTTCATCGCCGACAACGTTGCTGCGCTGCTGATTGACCGACTTCTTGCCGATGGTCACATCGTTTCAAACGACGACTCGGAGCTGATGCTGTCGCATTTCGTCTCCTCAAGGAATCCTTACGGCTTTTTGACAACTTTTGCCGACAGCCAAGATTTTCGAGCCGACGCTGCAGGGTTGCACCAGCCCATAAAGATCTACGCGAGCAAGGGCAAGACCGGGTTCGTCGAGCGAGCCTCTGTCGGCAAACATGCTCAGTGGATAGATCGCTGGAAGGTTCTCACGCCATTCGCGAACAATATCGGGACGAGTCGGCCCGACGACAACATGAACACGCTTACTGCAGGGCCAGGTACGATTTCTACGGAGACCTATCTGGTGGTCGGTGCCGATCTTGATCTTGCCGAGGAGTCGTGTCGGAATCTTGAGAAATATATGCACACGCGATTCCTGCGATTCCTTGTCAGTTTCGCGAAGGCGAACCAAAATGGTACGCGCAAGACATTCGCTCTCGTACCTATGCAAGATCTATCTCCCGAGTCTGACATCGATTGGGACGCACCCGTGGAAGGCATCGACGAGCAACTTAACGAGAAGTACGGGCTCTCCATTGCCGAACGGGAGCACATTCGACTTGTGATTAAGGAAATGCTTCCCGGCGTCCGTCCCTGA